The following proteins come from a genomic window of Microcoleus sp. bin38.metabat.b11b12b14.051:
- a CDS encoding NADPH-dependent FMN reductase, translating to MVKIVGIGGSLRAGSYSQLALKIAAERAQALGASVEIFDLRSINLPFCDGENDYLDYPDVEKLRNAVRQADGLILATPEYHGSVSGALKNALDLMSFEHLDGKVAGAISVLGGQVNSNALNDLRTILRWVHAWVIPEQIAIGEAWKAFSPDGKLLDEKLSKRLDEFARSLVENTRKLRGVS from the coding sequence ATGGTAAAGATAGTCGGCATTGGTGGAAGTTTGCGAGCTGGCTCCTACAGCCAGTTAGCACTGAAGATAGCAGCAGAGAGGGCGCAGGCCCTGGGTGCATCCGTTGAAATATTCGATTTGCGATCGATCAACCTGCCCTTCTGCGACGGCGAGAATGATTATCTCGATTACCCGGATGTGGAAAAGCTGCGGAATGCGGTACGCCAAGCCGACGGTTTGATTTTGGCAACACCGGAGTATCACGGTAGCGTCAGCGGTGCCCTCAAGAATGCCCTGGATTTGATGAGTTTCGAGCATTTGGACGGCAAAGTTGCGGGTGCGATCAGCGTGTTGGGAGGACAAGTCAACAGCAACGCCCTTAACGATTTGCGAACCATTCTCAGATGGGTACACGCTTGGGTAATTCCCGAACAAATTGCGATCGGAGAAGCTTGGAAAGCTTTTAGTCCTGACGGTAAATTGTTGGATGAAAAACTATCTAAAAGGTTAGACGAATTTGCTCGGAGTTTGGTAGAAAATACCCGAAAATTGCGAGGAGTTTCTTAG